A window of the Syntrophus gentianae genome harbors these coding sequences:
- a CDS encoding sigma-54-dependent transcriptional regulator has protein sequence MKNLNILVVEDGQSQREMLRDFLRKEGHTVAEAASGEEAVQSVMNGAFDLVLLDYKMPGMDGMQVLQEVKRLNPETDVVIITAYGTIETAVDAMKAGAVDYITKPLEFDELLLLIDRVAERRTLLRENEILRRQLKDQGVTTDSIIYGSQKMAGLTSMAARVASSRATVLLNGESGTGKELLARLIHQLSPRSSKPIVTVNCGALPESLIESELFGHEKGAFTGASARRIGRFEEADGGTLFLDEIGELTMPVQVKLLRFLQEREFQRVGGNTSIRADVRIISATNRDLERMVKEGRFREDLFYRLNVVVMSIPPLRERREDIPILIDFFLKRFAAENSKDIAGISSEARDLLMKYDYPGNVRELENIIERAVVIARNEVLSLEDLPFREEVMAASSGGGIPEEGEGKLRSAMEHLEKQMIQDAMEKTGYHQTRAAEMLGLSERMLRYKLKKYGLKS, from the coding sequence ATGAAGAATCTGAATATCCTCGTCGTAGAAGACGGCCAGTCGCAGCGGGAAATGCTCCGCGATTTTCTCCGCAAGGAAGGCCATACCGTTGCGGAAGCGGCCAGCGGAGAAGAGGCGGTGCAATCCGTCATGAACGGGGCCTTTGATCTGGTCCTGCTGGATTACAAAATGCCGGGAATGGACGGCATGCAGGTCCTCCAGGAGGTCAAACGGCTCAACCCGGAAACGGATGTGGTGATCATCACCGCCTACGGGACGATTGAAACCGCCGTGGATGCCATGAAAGCCGGTGCGGTGGACTACATCACCAAACCCCTTGAGTTTGATGAGCTGCTTCTCCTGATCGACCGGGTTGCGGAGCGGCGGACCCTCCTTCGGGAAAATGAGATCCTCCGAAGACAACTGAAAGACCAGGGAGTCACGACCGATTCGATCATTTACGGCAGCCAGAAAATGGCGGGCCTCACCAGCATGGCCGCCCGTGTCGCCTCCAGCCGGGCCACGGTTCTGCTGAACGGCGAGAGCGGTACGGGAAAGGAACTTCTCGCCCGCCTGATCCACCAGCTCAGTCCCCGGTCATCGAAGCCCATCGTTACGGTTAATTGCGGCGCCCTGCCCGAAAGCCTCATCGAAAGCGAGCTCTTCGGTCATGAAAAGGGGGCCTTCACCGGGGCGTCGGCCCGACGGATCGGACGGTTTGAAGAGGCGGACGGCGGGACGCTCTTCCTTGATGAAATCGGGGAATTGACGATGCCGGTTCAGGTCAAGCTTCTCCGCTTTCTCCAGGAACGGGAATTCCAGCGGGTCGGGGGAAACACGAGCATCCGCGCCGATGTCCGGATTATCAGCGCCACCAACCGCGATCTGGAAAGGATGGTCAAGGAGGGCAGATTCCGGGAAGACCTTTTTTACCGGTTGAATGTGGTGGTCATGTCTATTCCGCCCCTCCGGGAACGCCGGGAAGATATCCCCATCCTGATCGATTTTTTCCTGAAGCGTTTTGCCGCGGAAAACAGCAAGGACATTGCGGGAATCAGCAGTGAGGCCCGGGACCTTCTCATGAAATACGACTATCCGGGCAACGTCCGGGAGTTGGAGAACATTATCGAGCGGGCCGTGGTCATTGCCCGGAATGAAGTCCTTTCCCTGGAGGACCTTCCCTTCCGCGAGGAGGTCATGGCTGCCTCTTCCGGCGGCGGAATCCCGGAAGAAGGAGAAGGGAAGCTTCGCAGCGCCATGGAGCATCTTGAAAAGCAGATGATCCAGGATGCCATGGAGAAAACGGGCTACCATCAGACCCGGGCCGCCGAAATGCTTGGCCTGAGCGAACGGATGCTGCGGTATAAACTGAAGAAATACGGTTTGAAGTCCTGA
- a CDS encoding sensor histidine kinase codes for MKHEEKIIWQDSVSSHDRSFLQPLSVAIACVVFVALFLFMGIMDIRRSDRALTGLMENQGLATISVVRKMAEDNLKNLIQASQRENAPSFTPLKEESFSPQNWLTSALAVIGRDVDEKWQSKQISNEYLQKIALRENLWLIAVIDKGGEIVFSGRPVQSPVEGKNAEDLSPPVSNGANLISFLQQQDINFVALQRKDGSGTVVIAMKKDALRYWAMRVSVVKAMEKLGERQEHLYLIILDKEGKILGQAGKLPGPWKKLDSAFYSVLSGRKNIETRKMTFEKQPILDVTAPFQFSDRVGGIARIGLKRESAERILSENRRNMFVSLLFTFIVAILAMWLLYQNQNRHLAGIIEMERRLEKAERLSSLGQLAAGVAHEIRNPLNAISMASQRLKREFMPADPEKAAEFQNMAGVIRDEIRRLNGIIEEFLTFSKSRRLEMRDYSITEVLRKMTDLIREEASSRGITLNTQWGDNPEIIPMDVDKLQQALFNLVKNAMESISGEGSITISLKANDRNSRVIRISDTGCGITAEELDKIFNPEYTTKQKGLGLGLSLAHEIIRGHGGEIRVLSRENEGTTFEVILPAERKNENPANPRA; via the coding sequence ATGAAACATGAAGAAAAAATTATCTGGCAGGACTCCGTGTCCAGCCATGACCGTTCTTTTCTGCAACCTCTTTCCGTAGCCATTGCGTGCGTGGTTTTTGTCGCTTTGTTCCTCTTCATGGGTATCATGGACATCCGGCGAAGCGACCGGGCACTGACCGGGCTCATGGAGAATCAGGGATTGGCGACGATCAGCGTTGTGCGGAAGATGGCGGAGGACAACCTGAAAAATCTGATTCAGGCCTCCCAGCGTGAAAATGCCCCCTCTTTTACCCCTCTGAAGGAAGAATCCTTTTCCCCCCAGAACTGGCTGACCTCCGCCCTGGCTGTGATCGGTCGGGACGTGGATGAAAAATGGCAATCAAAGCAGATCAGCAATGAGTATCTACAGAAGATTGCTCTGCGTGAAAATCTCTGGCTTATCGCGGTTATAGACAAAGGGGGGGAAATTGTCTTTTCCGGCCGACCCGTCCAGTCTCCGGTTGAGGGGAAAAACGCAGAAGATCTATCCCCTCCTGTATCCAACGGTGCCAATCTGATCTCTTTCCTTCAGCAACAGGACATCAATTTTGTCGCCCTTCAACGAAAAGACGGCAGTGGCACGGTTGTGATCGCCATGAAGAAGGATGCCCTCCGCTATTGGGCCATGAGGGTCTCTGTTGTGAAGGCCATGGAAAAACTCGGAGAGAGACAGGAACACCTTTACCTGATCATTCTGGATAAGGAGGGAAAAATACTGGGGCAGGCGGGAAAACTTCCCGGACCCTGGAAAAAGCTTGATTCCGCCTTCTACTCCGTATTATCGGGCCGTAAAAACATAGAAACCCGGAAGATGACTTTTGAAAAACAGCCGATTCTCGATGTGACCGCCCCCTTCCAATTCAGTGACCGGGTGGGAGGCATTGCCCGGATCGGCTTGAAGCGGGAAAGCGCGGAAAGAATCCTTTCTGAAAACCGGCGGAACATGTTTGTTTCTCTGCTCTTTACCTTTATCGTTGCGATCCTTGCCATGTGGCTCCTCTATCAGAATCAGAACCGGCATCTGGCAGGGATTATTGAAATGGAGCGCCGTCTGGAAAAGGCGGAGCGGCTGTCCTCCCTTGGCCAGTTGGCTGCCGGGGTGGCCCATGAAATCCGCAATCCCCTCAATGCCATCAGCATGGCCAGTCAGCGGCTCAAGAGAGAATTCATGCCGGCTGATCCTGAAAAGGCGGCGGAATTCCAGAACATGGCCGGCGTCATCCGGGATGAGATCCGTCGACTGAACGGGATTATCGAGGAGTTTCTCACTTTTTCCAAGAGCCGTCGCCTCGAGATGCGCGATTACTCCATTACCGAGGTCCTGCGGAAAATGACGGATCTGATCCGGGAGGAGGCCTCCTCCCGGGGGATTACCCTGAATACACAGTGGGGCGATAATCCCGAAATTATTCCCATGGATGTGGATAAGCTTCAGCAGGCCCTGTTCAACCTCGTAAAAAATGCCATGGAGTCCATATCCGGGGAAGGGTCCATTACGATTTCCCTTAAGGCCAATGACCGCAATTCCCGGGTCATTCGGATATCCGATACCGGTTGCGGAATAACGGCGGAAGAGCTGGATAAAATCTTCAACCCGGAATATACAACAAAACAGAAAGGACTGGGGCTTGGACTGTCTCTTGCCCATGAGATCATCCGGGGGCATGGTGGAGAAATTCGTGTTTTGAGCCGGGAAAACGAGGGTACAACTTTTGAAGTGATCCTCCCTGCAGAGCGAAAGAACGAGAATCCGGCAAATCCCAGAGCATAA
- a CDS encoding efflux RND transporter periplasmic adaptor subunit, producing the protein MASQLDSERHLRLIHKKVNPLNSDGLQRDYETVSVNRRMKMLYDSKSLAPNDCQKFKSAWKSAGKQYRQALASEKISGKHLAYARLSSPVNGFISKRFIEPGEMASPGQAVFEIVQLDPAEVSVGIPEIDVPLVHTWQERLRDGAAVSMTMTDAQGKKATAPEKGSRQGISWLSPVMQSTPPLMSTFGLQSLWPPGPLRMSAMPNRLPRSRRLNWTNSRPTLTGSSEHCTPEKTKDNKDSILIA; encoded by the coding sequence TTGGCTTCTCAACTCGATTCCGAACGACATCTTAGGTTGATCCATAAAAAAGTCAACCCCTTAAATTCCGACGGTCTGCAACGGGATTATGAAACGGTGTCAGTCAATCGACGCATGAAAATGCTCTACGACTCGAAGAGCCTGGCGCCGAACGATTGTCAGAAATTCAAGTCCGCCTGGAAATCCGCCGGGAAACAGTACCGGCAGGCTCTGGCGTCTGAAAAAATATCCGGGAAGCACCTTGCCTATGCAAGGCTCTCCTCGCCGGTAAATGGATTCATTTCAAAACGCTTCATTGAGCCGGGGGAAATGGCAAGTCCGGGGCAAGCTGTTTTCGAAATCGTTCAACTCGATCCCGCCGAGGTCAGTGTCGGCATCCCCGAAATTGATGTTCCGCTCGTTCATACCTGGCAGGAGAGGCTTCGGGACGGCGCCGCCGTTTCCATGACGATGACCGATGCTCAGGGTAAGAAGGCAACAGCGCCTGAGAAAGGTTCGCGGCAAGGGATATCGTGGCTAAGTCCAGTCATGCAGTCAACGCCGCCCTTGATGAGTACATTTGGACTTCAGTCTCTTTGGCCGCCGGGACCATTACGTATGTCCGCTATGCCGAATCGGTTGCCGCGGTCAAGAAGGCTGAATTGGACGAACTCCAGGCCGACCTTGACCGGCTCGTCGGAACATTGCACCCCTGAAAAGACGAAGGACAACAAGGACTCAATACTCATTGCCTGA
- a CDS encoding laminin B domain-containing protein, with translation MSVVLVWAFVPAGAMAGVIAQSTFDAGDEGWTVGDLFAATGASTPTYVATGGNPGGFIRANDWYGWNGFHAPTAFLGDKSAAYGGVLHVEQRILSSDGAAYPMVVISDGITSLQYRTTPPGTGWTSYDIALAASAGWEIMNTSGNPGAPASEAQLQTVLSNLVFMNFEADWQTGSDQVDLDNVRLESPGAPVPLPPTLLLLAPGLAGFAVMRRRFKK, from the coding sequence ATGTCAGTCGTTTTAGTCTGGGCATTTGTCCCCGCGGGCGCCATGGCCGGTGTGATTGCCCAAAGCACTTTTGATGCGGGAGACGAAGGCTGGACCGTCGGAGATCTTTTTGCGGCAACCGGTGCATCAACGCCTACCTATGTGGCAACCGGCGGCAATCCGGGTGGTTTTATCCGTGCAAACGACTGGTACGGCTGGAATGGTTTCCATGCCCCGACAGCTTTCCTGGGGGATAAATCAGCCGCTTATGGCGGTGTTCTTCATGTTGAGCAGAGAATATTGTCGTCCGACGGCGCCGCCTATCCCATGGTTGTGATTTCCGATGGCATTACATCGCTTCAGTATCGCACAACCCCTCCAGGCACAGGGTGGACCTCTTATGATATCGCTTTGGCGGCTTCAGCAGGATGGGAGATCATGAACACCAGTGGCAATCCGGGAGCTCCGGCATCGGAGGCACAGCTTCAGACGGTTTTGTCAAATCTGGTCTTCATGAATTTTGAAGCGGACTGGCAGACAGGCTCAGATCAGGTCGACCTCGACAATGTTCGACTTGAGTCTCCAGGAGCCCCGGTTCCTTTGCCTCCTACCCTTCTCCTTCTTGCCCCGGGTCTTGCCGGCTTCGCTGTTATGAGAAGAAGATTTAAAAAATAG
- a CDS encoding amidohydrolase yields the protein MIETDLDLLIYGSLLLTMSKEETVIENPVLGIRDGKIVFVMKDEAFPEDAYRAKKILNRRNTLIMPGLVNTHTHLAMTCFRGMADDLPLMTWLNEHIFPAEAQHVNPEMVYAGSLLAMAEMILSGTTTFSDGYFFVDSVTRAAKEAGMRAVISQGFIDFPTPDTPDTSRQMDAVRRLLSEQKFASPLIQPALFCHSPYTCSPETLVRIKEAAREADILYILHLSETREEVSLIQDRYGKRPALHLRDLDVLDSKTLVVHCAWLDEEEQDILAKWNVRVSHAPQSNMKLAAGIAPIPAMQARGITIGLGTDGSASNNDLDLFLEMDTAAKIHKVAALDPTVMNARQVVRMATLDGARALGMEDRVGSIEVGKAADLIILDLNQPHLTPMYNPYSHLVYAVSGADVLTSIINGKVVMEDRKLCHLDLEAIMKEVNKIAKRIRNSRLK from the coding sequence ATGATTGAAACCGACCTTGATCTGCTCATATACGGAAGCCTCCTGTTGACGATGTCGAAGGAGGAAACCGTTATCGAAAACCCCGTCCTGGGCATCCGGGACGGGAAAATCGTCTTCGTCATGAAGGACGAGGCCTTCCCGGAAGACGCCTATCGCGCAAAAAAAATCCTGAACAGGCGCAATACCCTGATCATGCCGGGGCTGGTGAATACCCATACGCACCTGGCCATGACGTGCTTTCGCGGCATGGCGGACGATCTCCCCCTGATGACCTGGCTCAATGAGCATATCTTTCCCGCTGAAGCGCAGCATGTCAACCCGGAGATGGTGTATGCGGGATCGCTCCTGGCCATGGCGGAAATGATCCTGTCCGGAACGACCACCTTCAGCGATGGTTACTTCTTCGTCGACTCGGTTACCCGGGCGGCGAAAGAGGCCGGCATGCGGGCTGTCATTTCTCAAGGGTTCATTGATTTCCCCACTCCAGACACCCCGGACACCTCCCGTCAGATGGATGCCGTGAGGCGGCTGCTTTCTGAACAGAAATTCGCTTCGCCTTTGATTCAGCCTGCGCTCTTCTGCCATTCTCCTTATACCTGTTCCCCGGAGACCCTGGTCCGGATCAAAGAGGCGGCACGGGAGGCTGACATCCTCTACATTCTGCACCTTTCGGAAACCCGTGAGGAAGTGTCCCTGATTCAAGACCGTTACGGCAAGCGGCCGGCTTTGCATCTCCGTGACCTGGATGTCCTGGATTCGAAGACCCTTGTCGTGCACTGCGCCTGGCTTGACGAAGAAGAGCAGGATATCCTTGCCAAATGGAATGTCAGAGTTTCCCATGCGCCTCAGAGCAACATGAAACTGGCTGCTGGAATTGCACCCATTCCGGCAATGCAGGCGCGGGGAATCACGATTGGCCTTGGGACGGACGGCTCCGCGAGCAACAACGATCTGGACCTTTTTCTGGAAATGGATACCGCCGCGAAAATTCACAAAGTCGCTGCGCTGGATCCGACCGTCATGAACGCCCGGCAGGTCGTCCGAATGGCGACTCTTGACGGGGCCAGGGCCTTAGGGATGGAGGACCGAGTCGGTTCAATCGAAGTCGGCAAAGCCGCGGACCTCATTATTCTTGACCTGAATCAGCCTCACCTGACGCCGATGTACAATCCCTACTCTCACCTCGTCTATGCCGTTTCCGGCGCGGATGTGCTCACTTCTATCATCAATGGAAAGGTGGTTATGGAAGACCGGAAACTCTGTCATCTTGATCTGGAGGCGATCATGAAGGAAGTCAACAAAATCGCGAAAAGGATAAGAAACAGCCGCCTGAAATGA
- a CDS encoding hybrid sensor histidine kinase/response regulator — translation MSNSLRTNQELLQENSALKQKIRELEQSAALQKQVEEELRYSWQQLRLLIDAGPDFFFLKDLQFRYQLVNSANARFFGCDETAILGLTDFELMPEEAALACRESDEQAIRDRALVITIEPVGDRFYETHKFPLLVDGEVVGVAGIVRDITGHRQAEEALRKSEELQATILNHVGAHIFLKDKQHRYTYVNNNVCELFGMKVDEIIGKDDTNFFSAASIEEIRKSDRRVIEYGETITREEIDLTSADKVPHSYWVVKMPLKDSNGTIYGLCGISTDITELKRAGEAMKLNAERTEILLQLNQMSMASLQEIMDFALEKAVQMTRSTIGYLAFTNEDESVLTIHSWSRTAMRECAISQKPVHFPMVSTGLWGEAVRQRKPIITNDYSLPDPCKKGYPEGHVPIFRHMNIPVFSESHIVLVAGVGNKADDYNETDVQQLTLLMEGIWRIIERKKAEEELKSSQSRLASIIEFLPDATFAIDLEGKVISWNRALEELTGYAGKEMLGRGNYEYAIPFYGERRPLFVDLLLSWDDEIARKYSFIKKEGDTVYAEGEVPFVRRPSRMMWGKASLLRNERGEVIGAIETMRDVTDRKFLESQLFQAQKMEAIGTLAGGVAHDFNNILMGIEGYVSLMLQEIDPYHPHHERLKYIEEQVHSASDLTRQLLGFARVGRYEIQPTDLNQLIRKSSSMFSRTKKELTITRKYEKNLWTVEVDRGQIEQVLLNLYVNAWHAMPAGGKISLETKNLTLEESFTTLHAVPPGKYVMVRVSDTGTGMNEETRERIFDPFFTTKKMGRGTGLGLAIVYGIIRGHGGFISVESEPGRGTAFTIYLPASEKEVLQEKTTEAETLRGTETILIVDDEPTILAVSKAMLEFLGYTVHEATSGPEAIALYREKKGDIDLVILDMIMPELSGGETFDRIRGLNPSAKVMLSSGYSLDGQAQQIMNRGCRGFIQKPFNIDSLSRKVREVLGK, via the coding sequence ATGAGCAACTCTCTCAGAACAAATCAGGAACTCCTTCAAGAAAATAGCGCCCTGAAGCAGAAAATCCGGGAACTGGAACAATCGGCAGCTCTGCAGAAACAGGTGGAGGAAGAGCTGAGATACTCATGGCAGCAATTACGGCTGCTCATCGACGCCGGTCCGGATTTTTTCTTTCTGAAAGACCTTCAATTCCGCTATCAACTGGTCAATTCCGCCAATGCCCGATTCTTCGGATGCGATGAAACGGCCATCCTGGGACTGACAGACTTCGAACTCATGCCCGAGGAGGCCGCCCTCGCCTGCCGGGAGAGTGATGAACAGGCGATTCGCGACAGAGCGCTCGTGATTACCATCGAGCCCGTCGGGGACCGATTCTATGAGACCCATAAATTCCCCCTGCTCGTGGACGGCGAAGTTGTCGGTGTCGCCGGAATCGTCCGCGACATCACCGGCCACAGACAGGCCGAAGAGGCGCTGAGGAAGAGCGAGGAGCTCCAGGCCACGATTCTAAACCATGTCGGCGCTCATATTTTTCTCAAGGACAAACAGCACCGTTATACCTATGTCAACAATAACGTATGCGAACTCTTCGGCATGAAAGTGGATGAAATTATCGGCAAAGACGATACCAACTTTTTCTCCGCAGCCTCCATTGAAGAAATCAGGAAGAGTGACCGTAGGGTGATCGAATATGGTGAAACCATTACCCGCGAAGAGATCGATCTTACCTCAGCGGATAAGGTTCCACACTCTTACTGGGTTGTAAAGATGCCGCTCAAGGACAGTAACGGAACCATCTACGGCCTGTGCGGCATATCCACCGACATCACCGAACTCAAGCGCGCCGGGGAGGCCATGAAACTGAATGCCGAGCGAACGGAAATATTGCTGCAGCTGAATCAAATGTCTATGGCTTCACTCCAGGAAATCATGGACTTTGCCCTGGAAAAGGCCGTCCAGATGACGAGGAGCACGATTGGTTACCTGGCGTTTACGAATGAGGATGAGAGCGTCTTGACGATACATTCGTGGTCCCGAACCGCCATGCGTGAATGTGCAATCTCACAAAAGCCGGTCCATTTTCCCATGGTGAGCACGGGACTCTGGGGAGAAGCCGTCCGGCAGCGCAAACCGATCATTACAAACGATTATTCCCTGCCTGATCCTTGTAAGAAAGGTTACCCGGAGGGTCATGTCCCGATTTTCCGGCACATGAATATCCCTGTTTTCTCAGAATCTCACATTGTACTGGTCGCCGGGGTAGGAAACAAAGCGGATGACTATAACGAGACGGATGTGCAGCAGCTGACTCTCTTAATGGAGGGGATATGGCGAATCATCGAACGAAAGAAAGCAGAGGAGGAGTTGAAATCGTCGCAAAGTCGCCTTGCCAGCATTATCGAGTTCCTTCCCGACGCCACCTTTGCCATCGACCTGGAGGGGAAAGTCATTTCCTGGAACAGGGCCCTCGAAGAGCTTACCGGCTATGCCGGCAAAGAGATGCTCGGCAGGGGAAACTATGAATATGCCATCCCCTTCTATGGAGAAAGACGCCCTCTCTTCGTGGACCTGCTGCTTTCGTGGGATGATGAGATTGCCAGGAAATATTCCTTTATCAAAAAGGAAGGCGACACAGTCTATGCCGAAGGGGAAGTGCCCTTCGTGCGCAGGCCGAGCAGGATGATGTGGGGCAAGGCGAGCCTCCTTCGCAATGAAAGAGGAGAGGTCATTGGAGCCATCGAAACCATGCGCGATGTTACCGACCGCAAGTTTCTCGAATCCCAGCTTTTTCAGGCCCAGAAAATGGAAGCGATCGGCACCCTTGCCGGAGGCGTCGCTCACGACTTCAACAACATCCTCATGGGAATAGAAGGGTATGTCTCTCTGATGCTGCAGGAGATCGACCCGTACCATCCCCATCATGAACGGTTGAAGTATATTGAAGAACAGGTTCACAGCGCATCGGACCTTACCCGGCAGCTCCTGGGTTTTGCCCGCGTCGGCAGATATGAAATACAGCCGACAGACCTGAACCAGCTCATCAGGAAAAGTTCCTCCATGTTCAGCAGGACGAAGAAAGAACTCACCATAACCAGAAAATACGAGAAGAATCTCTGGACCGTGGAGGTTGACCGGGGTCAAATCGAACAGGTCCTCCTCAATCTTTACGTGAACGCCTGGCACGCCATGCCGGCGGGAGGAAAAATCTCTCTCGAAACCAAAAACTTGACCCTTGAGGAGAGTTTCACGACATTACATGCCGTTCCTCCCGGAAAATATGTCATGGTCCGAGTCTCCGACACCGGCACCGGTATGAACGAAGAAACAAGGGAGCGGATATTTGATCCCTTCTTTACCACGAAGAAGATGGGGAGAGGAACAGGATTGGGACTGGCCATCGTTTACGGGATTATCCGGGGGCATGGCGGCTTCATTTCCGTCGAAAGCGAACCCGGACGCGGTACGGCATTCACCATCTATCTCCCTGCATCGGAGAAAGAAGTCCTTCAAGAGAAGACGACTGAAGCGGAAACCCTCAGAGGTACTGAAACCATCCTGATTGTAGATGATGAACCGACGATTCTTGCCGTGAGCAAAGCAATGCTCGAGTTTCTGGGATATACGGTCCATGAGGCAACCAGCGGGCCGGAGGCGATCGCCCTCTACAGGGAAAAGAAAGGCGACATTGACCTCGTCATTCTGGATATGATCATGCCGGAGTTATCGGGTGGTGAAACCTTCGACCGTATCCGGGGACTGAATCCTTCGGCAAAAGTAATGCTCAGCAGCGGCTACAGCCTCGACGGGCAAGCACAGCAGATTATGAACCGGGGATGCCGCGGATTCATCCAGAAGCCGTTCAACATCGACAGCCTTTCCAGAAAGGTCCGGGAGGTGCTGGGGAAATAA